A DNA window from Helianthus annuus cultivar XRQ/B chromosome 15, HanXRQr2.0-SUNRISE, whole genome shotgun sequence contains the following coding sequences:
- the LOC110909492 gene encoding uncharacterized protein LOC110909492 — MEGSKKGEGKKKIVGSGSKSRPQDKRGSGGSSVPFNPQLGFASHTQPPFYFNQPMHQPFGYDTQPTQNWMQYGPRMTQAGYYDYSQEAQNAFDPFAFQNPMSQSPTQDEQDDADEEFVPETQEHELHDIDEDVADDEDVADEPEKKAKAKRENWSPRQEEALAKAFVHCTLNKRKGNQQKKDSFWKKVLNHFNETVGGSNRTHHQVRSKWVTMQTKINTFNGLYHQADRLRPSGSDDAYVMKQALKDYKSKENIEFAHVAAWEVVRTSEKWSPVPLLNEESSGSGLKRKSSDSGNYARGSPNVEISSGFTIPDINEDPSPPPPRRQTRKEKKDKGPSSKNEDPRDITSKFEEYKAMKKEIMEIKRVREEKYLTLADEQREALRQTMYDKDFEWYNRPTDDLNPKMLEVALARKREIAKKYGWPCDF; from the exons ATGGAAGGCTCAAAGAAGGGTGAAGGCAAGAAGAAAATTGTAGGGTCCGGTTCAAAGTCGAGGCCTCAAGATAAACGTGGTTCGGGTGGTAGTAGTGTCCCGTTTAATCCGCAACTTGGGTTTGCGAGTCACACCCAACCTCCATTTTATTTTAACCAACCCATGCATCAACCTTTCGGTTATGATACCCAACCCACCCAAAATTGGATGCAATACGGTCCGAGGATGACTCAAGCCGGTTATTATGATTACTCCCAAGAAGCGCAaaatgcttttgacccgtttgcttttCAAAACCCAATGTCACAATCACCAACCCAAGACGAACAAGATGACGCCGATGAGGAGTTCGTGCCGGAAACACAAGAACATGAGTTACATGATATTGATGAAGATGTTGCGGATGATGAAGATGTTGCGGATGAACCGGAAAAAAAAGCAAAAGCCAAACGGGAAAATTGGTCGCCTAgacaagaagaggcgttggcaaaGGCTTTTGTTCATTGCACTTTGAATAAAAGAAAAGGCAATCAACAAAAGAAGGATAGCTTTTGGAAGAAAGTTCTAAACCACTTTAACGAAACGGTCGGCGGAAGTAATCGAACCCACCACCAAGTTCGATCAAAATGGGTGACGATGCAAACAAAAATTAACACATTCAACGGTCTATATCATCAAGCG GATCGTTTACGTCCTAGCGGGAGTGACGACGCATATGTAATGAAACAAGCGTTAAAGGATTACAAAAGCAAAGAAAATATTGAGTTCGCTCATGTTGCGGCTTGGGAGGTTGTTAGAACAAGTGAAAAGTGGTCGCCGGTACCTTTGTTGAATGAAGAAAGCTCCGGTTCGGGTCTAAAAAGAAAGTCTTCGGATTCGGGAAATTATGCCCGAGGATCACCGAATGTCGAAATCTCAAGCGGTTTCACTATTCCCGACATAAACGAGGatccttcaccaccaccaccaagacGACAAACGAGAAAGGAGAAAAAGGACAAAGGGCCGTCTTCAAAAAACGAAGATCCAAGAGATATAACAAGCAAATTCGAAGAGTACAAGGCCATGAAAAAAGAGATAATGGAAATTAAACGTGTACGAGAAGAAAAATATTTGACCTTGGCCGATGAGCAACGAGAGGCGTTGCGACAAACAATGTACGATAAGGACTTTGAGTGGTATAATCGGCCTACCGACGACCTTAACCCGAAGATGTTGGAAGTCGCACTCGCTAGAAAACGGGAGATCGCAAAAAAATATGGATGGCCTtgtgatttttag
- the LOC110913459 gene encoding cysteine-rich repeat secretory protein 38 has translation MASHLVNYMWFYMLNEIMGILNIVMGEPLYADIFRCKKDSGDFLPKSTYETNLLDAVKIASEAAKTSTYFYSKGGWLVAAESFCAAYLKHVDCVSCVNSTFPLLLKNCQNKKHALAWRSKCMVEYGLNINLSNHDHWFVAHETSANKTKDIQGLENTMKALVDKLLKEALKKKENIGRYAYGTMPYGSRQTLFMVMQCSYPLIEEDCKKCLLRVYGEMKPCCSGAIAAATLTPGCYMRYAHDDFRSR, from the exons ATGGCGTCTCACCTTGTTAATTATATGTGGTTTTATATGCTGAATGAAATTATG GGAATCCTTAATATTGTGATGGGTGAACCACTCTATGCCGACATTTTCAGATGCAAAAAAGACTCCGGCGACTTTCTACCCAAAAGCACCTACGAGACAAACCTCTTGGATGCAGTCAAGATAGCAAGTGAAGCTGCAAAAACCAGCACCTATTTTTATTCAAAAGGAGGCTGGTTGGTTGCCGCTGAATCTTTTTGTGCGGCCTATTTAAAACATGTAGATTGTGTGTCCTGCGTGAACAGCACGTTCCCACTTCTTCTGAAGAATTGCCAAAACAAAAAACATGCTCTGGCATGGAGGAGCAAATGCATGGTAGAGTACGGTCTTAATATTAATTTAAGTAATCACGATCACTGGTTTGTTGCCCACGAAACCAGTGCTAATAAAACAAAGGATATTCAAGGGCTTGAAAACACCATGAAAGCTTTGGTGGATAAATTATTAAAAGAAGCTTTAAAAAAGAAGGAGAATATTGGGAGATATGCTTATGGGACGATGCCTTATGGATCACGTCAAACTTTGTTCATGGTTATGCAATGTAGTTATCCATTAATCGAAGAAGATTGTAAGAAGTGTTTACTCCGTGTATATGGAGAGATGAAACCTTGCTGTAGTGGAGCAATAGCTGCAGCAACATTAACCCCCGGTTGCTATATGAGGTACGCCCATGATGATTTCCGAAGTCGGTAA